The genome window CAATATGACAAATATTGTACTCAGCAATTAATGCATGTTTACAATTATCATTCATATGTTGGCGTGAAAAATTCGCTTCATtcttatgaatatttttcaatttgatgaGTGAGTCAATTCATTCAATTATGCAAAATGtgattaaaatacaattcgaAGAATCAATAAATCGAAAAAGATACGCTTTAGGCTCGTTAAAAGGTTAATCGAATTATGTATTATGCATAAGAAACGAGCATTCATCATGATATTAATGATCtttgtaattatttgttttcccTCTCagtttttaatatcaaatttgaTCGTTTGCGAATATTTTGGCAGCAATCCAAATTGCCACGTGGCCATGTGTACAATTTTGgctatatgtgtgtgtcacCTTTAggttattttttctttattttttatgccaATGCGTCTCTCAATACGTAATTTCACGccttaatttattgcaatcgATGACGGCGACGCGTCGGTCACAAAAGGCTAATTGCGAATGGCGGCtacaaatggcaacaacaactacaacaattggCCGTCCTAAGCGTCATTTTGGCCAACTCTGCATTATGCTACCcgtatgtaatttttttttatactgttgttgttgttgttgctgtagtttttccccctcattttattttcttattgctATTTGCCCGTTTTGCCGTGTGTAAAAAGTTCATTCAACCTTTGTTTTTATGCTTCATTTGTCGATTTGCGCGCCAAGTGGCcaaagaaaaaagcaaagctTTTTATGCACTAACAacgaacaataacaacaacaattaaagcagtagcagcaacaacaacagcaataagcAGCAGTCAGTTAACTGTTGTTATAACATAAGCCAAATGCGTAATAACAATATATGAACTATCCACTATTCACACACCCTACAACGAACTTTTCCATAGAAACCAAGCTATCATCAAATTTTAACGCAAATATAATTGCATTGATTTTAAGTTTGAGCTGATAATAAAGTGACAAAAGAAGATATTGACCTTTTATTACCTCTTAAAATCTATCGAAGGAAgtgaaaattaaagaaaaatgtgatTATGGAAAGAAGAAAACTCTGTGGATTGCttggtttaaaaattattaaaaaatataagtattggAATTACTAAAATAACCCAGactaactaaattaaatttcaatattataccTTAAATTGTtcattcttttaaatttctatcagatacatatttttttaaattttattaacttgatttttccttagtttatttattttaagtcttGGTGTCagaattatgtaaataaagtGAGAACGGAGGACCGACCCCTATTCAAATAGATGACTATTGCTAAGTAGACTACAAAGGTTTAAACATCGAATTTCGATATTATTCAAAATGAGTTGAGAATTTAAGATTTGTGACGCTTTAATAATGTGACCATGGAGAACACAACAATGTAAATGAACTGATATTGAATGATAACGTATTAAATGTGAGAACTGCATTTGAAAACTGCGACTTATGAACAATAgggtgttttatatttttatgtgaaaTGACCATGGAGGACACATGGAGGTGCAAATgaagttttattaaaagcaaagGTGTTAAAAGGGatttattaaaagcaaatttatAAAGTGTGACTTAAAGTGaagtgaccatggaggacatcataaataataacaaatgcaTATAGAAAATGATATTAAGCTTATTAATGATATAAgtgtaaataaagtttaaattaaaagagaaaGTCTTTTATAAATAGCAGTACGATTAAAGTTACAATGGAGGACTGTATATGACTTGAATTTATTATCACAAaacctttttaaaattttcagatgtcgtttttataatttgaacgaacttaaaaatatttgaatgcagaatgaattaaaatgccaaataatgattaaaatgacattccacttgaaaatcggttcatttttgttcaacttatgacagtttaaagttggtcagactgcggatttagccactttacaagtcaaaatttttgttcaatttcacatgattttttacaaaaaaattaaaggtcccagaatcaagtttagaGTATTCTTTtacactaattacgatataaggagttgattaaaagtgaaaacttgagatttaaaatttttaattttcgaaatttctaaggggggacccttagcatcgaaatcgaatcttggtcgaaaataattaaattttcgaaatgaacaaaaattgaatacagaatgaatgaagaggccaaatcatgatcaaaatgacattccgtttgaaaatctattcagttttgatcaagttatgacagtaggaagttggacaactctttgagctagcaactttaccacaaccgtaccggaaCTAACAagaaaatatgatatttttgttgtaaatttgcatttatgttGCAAAGTTGAAAAAGCATAAATTGATGTGTTAAAAAATCTAGTTAAACATAAATGTGGTGGAAAGAGGCTATAAATATGTAAGACTATTCTTGAACCCAGTCTGCTGTTCATTATAGGCAAGTGCCACAGTGTAATGTACTCTATAAAAGGCGCATATGTTTTAAGTTATGAAACACAACGCAGCGGGGCAAGTCAATAGCCCGACATGTGTGACTATAGACCCGGGAGTTGGTCTGGAACTGGCAGTGCAGTGAGACTGGGACTGAGACTGGGACCGAACTCGGGCCTTATATGGTTCAATTGTTGAACGGTTGAATGACTTGAGAGACTTGTCAGCCTGACGGTCGCCAGCTATTTTAGCCATGGCCCAAAACAGGAAGACTAATCGAAAATAGCCaaccaaaatgtttttcaaccCTTTTCATTTCTCTTGCTTGCAGTtgaacgacagcaacaacaacaacaacaacaactccccTGCTGCCAGAGAAAGCGAACGAGCCGAGTGAACGAGAAacaggcagagagagagagagagagcgagagagtaaAAGAGAGAGCGGAAGAGCTTATAGTGTGTGAGCCATTGAGAGTGCCTAATAAATCCGCTTAGTAATCGAGAATTCGAGCAATCGAGAGTCCTCCCCCCCAATCAAGATGAGCAAGAAACCGACAGCCGGGCCGGCGCTGCACAAGGTCATCATGGTGGGCAGCGGAGGCGTTGGCAAATCGGCCCTCACATTGCAGTTCATGTATGATGAATTTGTGGAGGACTACGAGCCCACCAAGGCCGATAGCTATAGGAAAAAGGTGAGTTACAAAACTTGTACACCATATTTTCGTTTATTTGACAATTGACTTTTCAATAGGTTGTGCTCGATGGCGAGGAAGTACAAATAGATATACTAGACACAGCCGGCCAGGAGGATTATGCAGCCATCAGAGATAATTATTTTCGCAGCGGCGAGGGTTTCCTCTGTGTCTTCTCAATCACAGACGATGAAAGCTTCCAGGCCACCCAGGAATTTAGGTGAGTTGCCATCGTCATAGCAatttccatctccatctccatcgctgtctctgtttctgtttctgtctccTATTCTGTCTCTGTCATGTTTCGAGTATGTCAAGTGAGTGCCAGTCATGCTGTCAAGTGTTGTCTACCTGCTGAATATGTCACCTGCAGATTCCCTTTAGCTTTAGCTGCTTTTGCTCAAGTGCCACTCTGTGGCACTGTGACTCTGCAGCACAACTCACTAATTAGTCGAAGCCGCGGCTTTAACTTTAATTGTGTGTTTTGTGGTGCAAAAAGCTAATGAATTGTTAAAGTAGCTCAAATTAGGCGATGActgtaatatatttacatatatgagAACCTTTTAACATGAGAAACAGTTAAACAACAgatcttttaataatttacaatattttgcatttgaatttaattatttgtttcctATTGTTCAAGTAGAAAGATTACTCACAAATTACTACACTAGTCGCtacatttaattgcattaatgtaaatttattcatattactaatattattttactcataagATGTTCAAAATTACTTGTTGAATCATATTATGTACTTtgatttgaattaagaaaactaaattttttgaatatcgcttttttgacttaaaattcttagaaaattcaaataaaaatcatttgtaaACTATTCTTCATTCTATCATAGTTAAACCTACTTTAGTAAGGCATAGTTAAGATATTAAAACTGGACTTACAGAGCTCATCGAGGTCTTTTCGTTACTTTCGGCAAATCAGCGCCCAGATATGCGACATCTAATAATTAGAATAAAACTATCGAACAGAAATAGAAGATCTAATTTAAtagatttcaaaataatttttcttttcgttaTTTTCGGCAAATTGGCGACTAGATATACGAATTCTAATATTGAGAATACAACTATCGATAAGAAAtggtaaaaataattgaatagaTTTCTAAAGAAATTTTGTAGCAATATCTGACGAATTTACATTATTGATATTGGACATTtagagaatttattttatttagcttgCCTATTCTTTCCACCCCTATTAACTGTAACTGTTGCCTGTAGGCGTTGTCCATGTTTTGAGGTCTAAAACAACCCTATATATTTAGAGCCTTTACGTTCACTTTGACCTTAGTCAGTTTAGTGGGGGACGAACcttaaaaacataaactgGAAAACGAGTATGCGAAACATAAACTGGAAAACGAG of Drosophila innubila isolate TH190305 chromosome X, UK_Dinn_1.0, whole genome shotgun sequence contains these proteins:
- the LOC117794147 gene encoding ras-related protein Ral-a isoform X1, whose protein sequence is MSKKPTAGPALHKVIMVGSGGVGKSALTLQFMYDEFVEDYEPTKADSYRKKVVLDGEEVQIDILDTAGQEDYAAIRDNYFRSGEGFLCVFSITDDESFQATQEFREQILRVKNDESIPFLLVGNKCDLNDKRKVPLSECQLRAQQWSVPYVETSAKTRENVDKVFFDLMREIRSRKTEDSKATSGRAKDRCKKRRLKCTLL
- the LOC117794147 gene encoding ras-related protein Ral-a isoform X2, with product MSKKPTAGPALHKVIMVGSGGVGKSALTLQFMYDEFVEDYEPTKADSYRKKVVLDGEEVQIDILDTAGQEDYAAIRDNYFRSGEGFLCVFSITDDESFQATQEFREQILRVKNDESIPFLLVGNKCDLNDKRKVPLSECQLRAQQWSVPYVETSAKTRENVDKVFFDLIRDISSRKKQRQMDVKEPTKPSPCCQLL